Proteins from a genomic interval of Micromonospora sp. NBC_00389:
- a CDS encoding glycosyltransferase family 2 protein: protein MNRPLDLDTPAAFRADRQVDVLIPTRNRPAELAVTLAGLAAQEGVPGFGVVVSDQSDGEPAYAHPAAATMVRALRHRGHPVLLTRRLPRRGLAEHRAYLLAASDARYVLSLDDDVWLEPGALHRLVTALGELGCGFVGNGVHGLSYVDDVRPETHGHYEEWIGPPTPERIRPGTPEWNRARIHSAANLLHVTAQLALPPGAWRAYKVSWIGGCVLFDRAKLVDSGGFDFWRRLPDKHQGEDVAAQLAVLARYGGAGILPSGAHHLESPTTVTERDVEAWEVVLADEDTPQPA, encoded by the coding sequence GTGAATCGGCCCCTCGATCTCGACACCCCGGCGGCCTTCCGCGCCGACCGGCAGGTCGACGTGCTGATCCCGACCCGTAACCGGCCCGCCGAGCTGGCGGTCACCCTGGCCGGGCTCGCCGCCCAGGAGGGGGTGCCCGGCTTCGGGGTGGTGGTCAGCGACCAGTCCGACGGGGAACCGGCGTACGCCCACCCCGCCGCGGCCACCATGGTCCGGGCGCTGCGCCACCGGGGTCACCCAGTGCTGCTGACCCGCCGGCTACCCCGGCGTGGGCTGGCCGAACACCGGGCGTACCTGCTCGCCGCCTCGGACGCCCGGTACGTGCTCAGCCTCGACGACGACGTCTGGCTGGAGCCGGGGGCACTGCACCGGCTGGTCACCGCGCTCGGAGAGCTGGGCTGCGGGTTCGTCGGCAACGGCGTGCACGGGCTCTCGTACGTCGACGACGTACGACCGGAGACGCACGGGCACTACGAGGAGTGGATCGGGCCACCCACACCGGAGCGGATCCGGCCGGGCACCCCGGAGTGGAACCGGGCCCGGATCCACTCGGCGGCGAACCTGCTGCACGTCACCGCGCAGTTGGCGCTGCCGCCGGGCGCGTGGCGGGCGTACAAGGTCTCCTGGATCGGCGGGTGCGTGCTCTTCGACCGGGCCAAGCTCGTCGACTCCGGTGGCTTCGACTTCTGGCGTCGGTTGCCGGACAAGCACCAGGGCGAGGACGTGGCCGCCCAACTCGCGGTGCTGGCCCGGTACGGCGGGGCCGGCATCCTGCCCAGCGGCGCCCATCACCTGGAGTCCCCCACCACGGTCACCGAGCGGGACGTCGAGGCGTGGGAGGTCGTGCTCGCCGACGAGGACACTCCGCAGCCGGCCTGA
- the rfaE2 gene encoding D-glycero-beta-D-manno-heptose 1-phosphate adenylyltransferase, translating to MAGAAAEQRRLATVVESWLGRPVLIVGDAMLDEWRFADSDRLCREAPAPVLTLRRRISAAGGAANTAVNVATLGGRAVLVAPVGADVAGDELHDCLDRAGVWDRTVNQAGRPTPVKRRMLAGNQILLREDTGDPDDALDPDGVTRLLTALNCATEELRAAAGGEAPTLVVCDYGLGALPAPVRAWLVEQRERYATVALDAHDLADWRGLAPTVVTPSFAEATRLLARAGGATRPPSGAGLHLEHPDSDPADGPSELTVGAAPGGAHADDVSAETTPDPVRADRPGPVGEPTPSEGRVALTGDGLSVTGTGVTVNSEAGEGVDRAVLAESRLAELRAHTGADVVAVTLDTEGAVVGGADGEPRRSHSTPVPASHAVGAGDAYLAAMTLALAADAPLPTAAQLAQLAATITVSDTGTCVCRREDLLTALDQPSVTSGHPSLVGTDELDAIVAEHREAGRSVVFTNGCFDVLHRGHVRYLEQARALGDLLIVAVNSDGSVRRLKGPDRPVNPVEDRGALLAALSCVDHVVVFEEDSPAALIEAVRPDVYVKGGDYPPELVPEAPLVRRLGGQVRTLGYVPDRSTSAIIERIRSHNQDREPDPSSHSHNRQPDPSSHSHHRQADPSLSTRTRAS from the coding sequence ATGGCAGGAGCAGCAGCGGAACAGCGCCGGCTCGCGACCGTCGTGGAGAGCTGGCTCGGGCGCCCGGTCCTGATCGTCGGCGACGCCATGTTGGACGAATGGCGGTTCGCCGACTCCGACCGGCTCTGCCGGGAGGCACCCGCCCCGGTCCTCACCCTGCGCCGGCGGATCTCCGCCGCCGGTGGAGCCGCCAACACCGCGGTCAACGTCGCCACCCTCGGCGGCCGGGCGGTGCTGGTGGCACCCGTCGGCGCCGACGTCGCCGGCGACGAGCTACACGACTGTCTGGACCGCGCCGGAGTCTGGGACCGCACGGTCAACCAGGCCGGACGGCCCACCCCGGTGAAGCGGCGGATGCTGGCCGGCAACCAGATCCTGCTCCGGGAGGACACCGGCGACCCGGACGACGCGCTCGACCCGGACGGGGTGACCCGGCTGCTCACCGCCCTGAACTGCGCCACAGAGGAGCTGCGCGCCGCCGCAGGTGGAGAGGCGCCGACCCTGGTGGTCTGCGACTACGGCCTGGGCGCCCTGCCCGCGCCCGTCCGCGCCTGGCTGGTCGAGCAGCGGGAACGGTACGCCACGGTCGCGCTGGACGCCCACGACCTGGCCGACTGGCGGGGCCTCGCGCCGACCGTGGTCACCCCCAGCTTCGCCGAGGCGACCCGACTGCTGGCCCGGGCCGGCGGTGCGACCCGTCCGCCCTCCGGCGCCGGACTGCACCTGGAGCACCCCGACAGCGACCCGGCCGACGGACCGTCCGAACTGACCGTCGGCGCCGCCCCGGGCGGGGCCCACGCGGACGACGTCAGCGCCGAGACCACCCCGGACCCGGTGCGGGCCGACCGCCCGGGGCCCGTCGGCGAGCCCACCCCGAGCGAGGGCCGGGTGGCCCTCACCGGCGACGGACTCAGCGTCACCGGCACCGGCGTGACCGTGAACTCCGAGGCCGGCGAGGGCGTCGACCGGGCCGTACTGGCCGAGTCGCGCCTGGCCGAGTTGCGCGCGCACACCGGTGCCGACGTGGTCGCGGTGACCCTGGACACCGAGGGCGCGGTGGTCGGCGGCGCCGACGGGGAGCCTCGGCGCAGCCACAGCACACCGGTCCCGGCGAGCCACGCCGTGGGTGCCGGCGACGCGTACCTGGCGGCGATGACGCTGGCCCTGGCCGCCGACGCGCCGCTGCCCACCGCCGCCCAGCTCGCCCAACTGGCGGCCACCATCACCGTGTCCGACACCGGCACCTGCGTGTGCCGGCGCGAGGACCTGCTCACCGCACTCGACCAGCCGTCGGTGACCAGCGGGCATCCGTCGCTGGTCGGCACCGACGAGTTGGACGCGATCGTCGCCGAGCATCGCGAAGCGGGGCGGTCGGTGGTGTTCACCAACGGCTGCTTCGACGTCCTGCACCGCGGGCACGTGCGCTACCTGGAGCAGGCCCGCGCCCTGGGCGACCTGCTCATCGTGGCGGTCAACTCGGACGGCAGCGTACGCCGGCTGAAGGGGCCGGACCGGCCGGTCAACCCGGTCGAGGACCGGGGTGCCCTGCTCGCCGCGCTGTCCTGCGTGGACCACGTCGTCGTCTTCGAGGAGGACTCACCCGCCGCGCTGATCGAGGCGGTCCGGCCGGACGTCTACGTCAAGGGCGGCGACTACCCGCCGGAGCTGGTGCCGGAAGCGCCGCTGGTGCGCCGACTGGGCGGCCAGGTGCGCACCCTGGGGTACGTGCCGGACCGATCCACCTCGGCGATCATCGAGCGGATCCGGTCGCACAACCAGGACCGGGAACCCGACCCGTCGTCGCACAGCCACAACCGGCAGCCCGACCCGTCGTCGCACAGCCACCACCGGCAGGCCGACCCGTCGCTGAGCACCCGCACCCGCGCGTCGTGA
- a CDS encoding fatty acid--CoA ligase has product MRSTMMDAPLQISRILDHGATVHGTAEVVTWTGAEPRRMTYAEVGRSAARLAHALRDECGVTGDERVATFMWNNNEHLVAYFAVPSMGAVLHTLNIRLFPDQVAYIANHAEDRVVLVDSTLIPLLARVIGELATVRHVVVVGGGDPAPLVAAAGDRITVHHWDALLADRPEVFDWPEVDERDAAALCYTSGTTGNPKGVAYSHRSIYLHSLQVCMPEGFGLAPTDRELAIVPMFHAMSWGLPYAAFLSGASLIMPDRFLQAAPIAEMIAAERPTLAGAVPTIWTDLLAYLDGHDVDTSSLKEVIVGGSACPPALMHAFDERHGIDVIHAWGMTEMSPLGSVSRPPAGATGDEAWRYRYTQGRVPAGVQARIVGALGEPLPADGRAVGELEVRGPWVTARYVGDDAPDEEKFRDGWLRTGDVGNLSPDGYLTLTDRAKDVIKSGGEWISSVELENALMAHPAVLEACVVGVPDERWDERPLATVVVREGASVTAEELRDFLAGSVARWQLPERWAFIDTVPKTSVGKFDKKVVRSRYAGGELTVRELTAP; this is encoded by the coding sequence ATGCGTAGCACGATGATGGACGCCCCTCTGCAGATCTCCCGGATCCTCGACCACGGCGCCACCGTGCACGGCACGGCCGAGGTGGTCACCTGGACGGGCGCGGAACCCCGCCGAATGACGTACGCCGAGGTGGGGCGGTCGGCTGCCCGGCTGGCACACGCGCTGCGTGACGAGTGCGGGGTGACCGGCGACGAGCGCGTCGCCACCTTCATGTGGAACAACAACGAGCACCTGGTGGCCTACTTCGCGGTGCCGAGCATGGGCGCGGTGCTGCACACCCTCAACATCCGGCTCTTTCCCGACCAGGTCGCCTACATCGCCAACCACGCCGAGGACCGGGTGGTGCTGGTCGACAGCACGCTCATCCCGCTGCTGGCCCGGGTGATCGGCGAGCTGGCCACGGTGCGGCACGTCGTGGTGGTCGGCGGTGGCGACCCGGCGCCGCTGGTGGCGGCGGCCGGTGACCGGATCACCGTGCACCACTGGGACGCGCTGCTCGCGGACCGGCCGGAGGTGTTCGACTGGCCCGAGGTGGACGAGCGCGACGCGGCAGCCCTCTGCTACACCTCCGGCACCACCGGCAACCCGAAGGGCGTCGCCTACTCGCACCGGTCGATCTACCTGCACTCGTTGCAGGTCTGCATGCCGGAGGGCTTCGGGCTCGCGCCGACCGACCGGGAACTGGCCATCGTGCCGATGTTCCACGCCATGTCGTGGGGGCTGCCGTACGCCGCGTTCCTCTCCGGCGCATCGCTGATCATGCCGGACCGGTTCCTCCAGGCCGCGCCGATCGCCGAGATGATCGCCGCCGAGCGACCCACCCTGGCTGGCGCGGTGCCGACCATCTGGACCGATCTGCTGGCCTATCTGGACGGCCACGACGTGGACACCTCCTCGCTCAAGGAGGTGATCGTCGGTGGCTCGGCCTGCCCGCCGGCGCTGATGCACGCGTTCGACGAGCGGCACGGGATCGACGTCATCCACGCCTGGGGCATGACCGAGATGTCCCCGCTGGGCTCGGTCTCCCGTCCACCGGCCGGCGCGACCGGTGATGAGGCGTGGCGCTACCGCTACACGCAGGGCCGGGTGCCGGCCGGGGTGCAGGCGAGGATCGTCGGCGCGCTGGGTGAGCCGCTGCCCGCCGATGGCAGGGCCGTGGGTGAGCTGGAGGTCCGCGGGCCGTGGGTGACCGCCCGGTACGTCGGCGACGACGCCCCGGACGAGGAGAAGTTCCGGGACGGCTGGCTGCGCACCGGCGACGTGGGCAACCTCTCTCCGGACGGCTACCTGACCCTGACGGACCGGGCCAAGGACGTCATCAAGTCCGGCGGCGAGTGGATCTCGTCGGTGGAGCTGGAGAACGCGCTGATGGCCCACCCGGCGGTGCTGGAGGCGTGCGTGGTGGGCGTGCCGGACGAGCGGTGGGACGAGCGGCCGTTGGCCACCGTGGTGGTCCGGGAGGGTGCCTCGGTGACCGCCGAGGAGCTGCGCGACTTCCTGGCCGGCTCGGTGGCCCGCTGGCAGTTGCCCGAGCGGTGGGCGTTCATCGACACCGTGCCGAAGACCAGCGTGGGCAAGTTCGACAAGAAGGTCGTCCGATCGCGGTACGCGGGGGGCGAGCTGACTGTCCGGGAGCTGACAGCCCCGTAA
- a CDS encoding NUDIX domain-containing protein codes for MSISWADSYVGQLRALAGDRTLMFVGARAVVRDNAGRILLIQRSDNGQWAMPAGAMELGESIADCAVREVREETGLRALRVCAFALYTGPDRTSTNMYGHTYQVFTAAFRVEEWDGQLARVTDETTDAGFFPRDRFPAPLSASVNETLADLDVFEQTNRLILK; via the coding sequence GTGAGCATCTCCTGGGCCGACTCATACGTAGGGCAGTTGCGTGCGCTCGCCGGGGACCGGACGCTGATGTTCGTGGGCGCCCGCGCCGTGGTCCGCGACAACGCCGGGCGCATCCTGCTGATCCAACGCTCAGACAACGGCCAGTGGGCCATGCCGGCCGGGGCGATGGAGCTGGGCGAGTCGATCGCGGACTGCGCGGTACGGGAGGTCCGCGAGGAGACCGGGCTACGGGCGCTGCGCGTCTGCGCGTTCGCCCTCTACACCGGCCCGGACCGGACCAGCACCAACATGTACGGGCACACGTACCAGGTCTTCACCGCGGCGTTCCGGGTCGAGGAGTGGGACGGCCAGCTGGCCCGGGTCACCGACGAGACCACCGACGCCGGTTTCTTCCCCCGGGACCGGTTTCCCGCCCCGCTCTCCGCCTCGGTCAACGAGACCCTGGCCGACCTGGACGTCTTCGAGCAGACCAACCGGCTGATCCTCAAGTAG
- a CDS encoding aldo/keto reductase produces MEETLRALDDAVRQGKVRYVGCANFAAWQISKALGISAREKLAGFVSVQSYYSLLGRDVERDVVPMALDEGVGLTVWSPLAGGFLSGKVGRDSVVADSGSRSAQPGFTSFTPFDPEHAFTVVDVLKVIAERHGVSPARVAVAWLLSRPAVTSVIVGARKQEQLVDNIAATDLTLTAQDLSELDEASKMPVAYPNWIQDAFAGTRLPQ; encoded by the coding sequence ATGGAGGAGACACTGCGCGCGCTGGACGACGCGGTCCGGCAGGGCAAGGTCCGCTACGTCGGCTGCGCGAACTTCGCCGCCTGGCAGATCTCCAAGGCGCTGGGTATCTCGGCCCGGGAGAAGCTGGCCGGCTTCGTCTCGGTGCAGTCGTACTACTCCCTGCTCGGCCGGGACGTGGAGCGCGACGTGGTGCCGATGGCGCTCGACGAGGGTGTCGGGCTGACCGTGTGGAGCCCGCTGGCCGGCGGCTTCCTCTCCGGCAAGGTCGGCCGGGACAGCGTGGTCGCCGACAGTGGCTCGCGCAGCGCCCAGCCCGGCTTCACCAGCTTCACGCCGTTTGACCCGGAGCATGCCTTCACGGTCGTCGACGTACTCAAGGTCATCGCCGAGCGGCACGGGGTCAGCCCGGCCCGGGTGGCAGTCGCCTGGCTGCTGTCCCGGCCGGCCGTGACCAGCGTGATCGTCGGTGCCCGCAAGCAGGAGCAGTTGGTGGACAACATCGCCGCCACCGACCTCACGCTGACCGCCCAGGATCTCAGCGAGCTGGACGAGGCCTCCAAGATGCCGGTCGCGTACCCGAACTGGATCCAGGACGCGTTCGCGGGGACCCGCTTGCCGCAGTGA
- a CDS encoding TetR/AcrR family transcriptional regulator, which translates to MPSITRRRPRNPDGRAAVEARVLAATERLLQQGVRFTDLGVQRIAAEAGVARSTFYTHFRDKSELLMRLAGTMQETSFDRIRGWDPAGPGDPLDTLTEVFADVIRIYRTYAPVLAAITEVAAYDEVVREYWAAGFEQFVARTEEVLRAEQRAGRTPADLDPEAATRLVVLGGDRFLAHHVGLVPADPDADAAAARELAATWWYGVYHRPA; encoded by the coding sequence ATGCCCTCGATCACCCGACGCCGCCCGCGCAACCCCGACGGTCGGGCCGCCGTCGAAGCGCGGGTGCTGGCCGCCACCGAGCGGCTGCTCCAGCAGGGGGTCCGGTTCACCGACCTCGGCGTCCAGCGGATCGCCGCCGAGGCGGGGGTCGCCCGGTCGACCTTCTACACCCACTTCCGGGACAAGAGCGAGCTGCTCATGCGCCTCGCCGGCACCATGCAGGAAACCTCCTTCGACCGGATCCGCGGGTGGGATCCGGCCGGACCCGGCGACCCGCTCGACACGCTCACCGAGGTCTTCGCCGACGTGATCCGGATCTACCGGACGTACGCGCCGGTGCTGGCCGCGATCACCGAGGTCGCCGCGTACGACGAGGTGGTCCGGGAGTACTGGGCGGCCGGGTTCGAGCAGTTCGTGGCGCGTACCGAGGAGGTGCTCCGGGCCGAGCAACGAGCCGGACGCACCCCGGCGGACCTGGACCCGGAAGCCGCGACCCGGCTGGTCGTGCTCGGCGGTGACCGGTTCCTCGCCCACCACGTCGGCCTGGTCCCGGCCGACCCCGACGCCGACGCCGCGGCCGCCCGGGAGTTGGCCGCGACCTGGTGGTACGGCGTCTACCACCGCCCCGCCTGA
- a CDS encoding MDR family MFS transporter, whose amino-acid sequence MTTEASAAPVLNRQQIRLLMIGLMTGMLLAALDQTIVGTALPTIVGELGGINHYSWVVTAYLLASTASTPLYGKMADLYGRRPVFLFSIGTFLVGSLLAGLSQNMTQLIITRGIQGIGAGGLLTLAFTIISDVVSPRERGRYQGLFGAVFGISSVAGPLVGGYFAETDWRWIFYINVPLAILAIIVCYHVMRLIPFERRDHAIDWLGAGLLVAGVSCLLLALSWGGSEYPWGSGVIIGLLAAGAVLAVLFVLQEARVAEPILPLRLFRSATFALANSAGFVLGLVMFGSIIFIPLYLQIVKGASPTRSGLLMLPMMAGIIVTSILTGRAMSRIGRYKWFPVAGSVTLLVGMLLFTQLEVATSLWIAFGFMVVIGVGLGLCMQSLVLAVQNAVSVRDLGAGTSSATFFRSLGGSFGVAILGAVLSSRLTGGLADRLPGAIAQLPPQQQAEVAASGGANISINDPATILALPGPVRAAIQGAFVDALDMVFLTAGLIAIVAVLVTVALPNEQLRGAGPQGAKGGADPLGGEAPAPGGKPLTRESKEEAAADMEAKSQTMI is encoded by the coding sequence ATGACCACCGAAGCCTCCGCCGCGCCGGTGCTGAACCGTCAGCAGATCCGGCTGCTCATGATCGGTCTGATGACCGGCATGCTGCTGGCCGCCCTTGACCAGACCATCGTTGGTACGGCCCTGCCGACCATCGTCGGCGAGTTGGGCGGGATCAACCACTACTCGTGGGTGGTCACCGCGTACCTGCTCGCCTCGACCGCGTCGACGCCGCTGTACGGCAAGATGGCCGACCTGTACGGGCGCCGCCCGGTCTTCCTCTTCTCGATCGGCACGTTCCTGGTCGGGTCGTTGCTGGCCGGCCTGTCGCAGAACATGACCCAGCTGATCATCACCCGGGGCATCCAGGGCATCGGCGCGGGTGGTCTGTTGACGCTGGCGTTCACCATCATCTCGGACGTGGTCTCACCCCGGGAGCGGGGCCGCTACCAGGGTCTCTTCGGTGCCGTCTTCGGGATCTCGTCGGTCGCCGGCCCGCTGGTGGGTGGTTACTTCGCGGAGACCGACTGGCGGTGGATCTTCTACATCAACGTGCCGCTGGCGATCCTCGCCATCATCGTCTGCTACCACGTGATGCGGCTGATCCCGTTCGAGCGCCGGGACCACGCGATCGACTGGCTCGGCGCCGGCCTGCTGGTCGCCGGGGTGAGCTGCCTGCTGCTCGCGCTGAGCTGGGGTGGCAGCGAGTACCCCTGGGGCTCCGGCGTGATCATCGGCCTCCTCGCCGCGGGCGCGGTGCTCGCCGTGCTCTTCGTGCTCCAGGAGGCCCGGGTCGCCGAACCCATCCTGCCGCTGCGGCTGTTCCGTAGCGCGACCTTCGCGCTCGCCAACTCGGCCGGTTTCGTGCTCGGCCTGGTGATGTTCGGGTCGATCATCTTCATTCCGCTGTACCTGCAGATCGTCAAGGGCGCCTCGCCGACCCGAAGCGGTCTGCTGATGCTGCCGATGATGGCCGGCATCATCGTCACCTCGATCCTCACCGGTCGGGCGATGAGCCGGATCGGTCGGTACAAATGGTTCCCGGTGGCCGGGTCGGTGACCCTGCTGGTCGGCATGTTGCTGTTCACCCAGCTGGAGGTGGCCACCTCGCTCTGGATCGCCTTCGGTTTCATGGTGGTGATCGGCGTCGGCCTGGGCCTCTGCATGCAGTCGCTGGTCCTCGCGGTGCAGAACGCGGTCTCCGTGCGCGACCTGGGCGCCGGCACATCCTCGGCGACCTTCTTCCGGTCGTTGGGCGGTTCGTTCGGGGTGGCGATCCTCGGCGCGGTGCTCTCCTCCAGGCTCACCGGAGGACTGGCCGACCGGCTGCCCGGCGCGATCGCCCAGCTTCCGCCGCAGCAGCAGGCCGAGGTGGCGGCAAGCGGCGGAGCGAACATCTCGATCAACGATCCGGCGACCATCTTGGCCCTGCCCGGGCCGGTGCGGGCGGCGATCCAGGGCGCGTTCGTCGACGCGCTGGACATGGTCTTCCTGACCGCCGGTCTGATCGCGATCGTGGCGGTGCTGGTCACCGTGGCGCTGCCGAACGAGCAGCTCCGGGGCGCCGGTCCGCAGGGTGCCAAGGGCGGCGCCGACCCGCTCGGCGGTGAGGCCCCGGCACCGGGCGGCAAGCCGCTGACCCGCGAATCCAAGGAGGAGGCGGCCGCCGACATGGAGGCCAAGTCCCAGACGATGATCTGA